The window TCATGATGGACTTGCTGGCCAGCCCGTGCGGCCGCAGTCCCGCCCACAGGCCGAGCGGGATGCCGAGCACGATCGCCATCAGGATGGCGGCCACTGCCAGCTCCATGGTGGCCGGCATGCGCTCGAAGATCAGCTTGAGCGCCGGCGTGCCGTGCGCGAACGAGATCCCCAGGTTGCCGTGCAGCGCGTTCTGCAGGAACACCAGGTACTGCTCCCACAGCGGCTTGTCCAGGCCGAGCGCGGCGATGGTGCGCTTGATGTCCTCCTGGTCGGCCTGCGGGTTGATCAGGATGTCGACAGGATTGCCGATGGCAAAGACGCCGAGGAAGACAAGCAGCGACATGACGAAGAGCACGACCACGCTCTGCATCAGGCGGCGGATGATGAAGACCAGCATGATCGGATCGTTCCCCTTGCCCGTGGGCGTCAGTCGCAAGCCGCCCGCGGCGGTCCGGAACACGCTTGCGCGCGCGCCGGCGCCGCCGCGGCCGCTTCTGCGGCGCTAGGCGCCAGCCTGCGGGCCGGCCCGGCGCCGGACCTCAAAGCGGGCGGAAGTTGTGCGCATAGGTCCGCTCATCGGTGCGGGGCACGTAGGTGATGCCCTTCTGCGTGGCCCAGGTGGTCACCTGGTGGTGGATGGGGATGATGCCGCCGTCATCGATGGCGATCGCCGTGGCTTCCTGCAGCAGCCTGGAACGCTCCTTGTCGTCCACGGTCGCCAGCGCCTTCTCCAGCACGACGTCCATCTTCGGGTTGCAGTATTCGCCCCAGTTGGTGGTGCCGAAGCCCTTCTTGGAGTCTTCGCAGGCCAGCAGCGCGCGCAGCGGCGAGCTGACTTCACCGGTCTGCGCACCCCAGCCGAGCAGGCCGAAGGAGAACTCATGCTTGATGCCCTTGGCCGAGTAGGTGGCCATCGGCATGGCCTCGACCTTGGTGACGATGCCGACGCGCGTCAGGTTCTGCGCGATGGTCTGCGCGATCTTCTCGTCGTTGACATAGCGGTTGTTGGGCGTATGCAGCGTCACGCCGAAGCCGTTCGGATAGCCGGCCTCGGCCAGCAGCTTCCTGGCGCCTTCCGGATCGTACTTGACCGTCTTGAGATTGGGGTTGTAGCCGAACAGCGTGGGTGGCACCAGGTTGTTGGTCGGCTCCGCCAGGCCCTCCATCAACCGGTCCTTGATGCCTTCACGGTTGATTGCCATGCTGATGGCGCGGCGCACGCGGGCGTCCTTCAGCGGGTTCTTGTCCATCGGCTGCCCGTCCCTTGTGGTGACGTAGGGCGACTTGTCGCGCTTGGCATCGAAGTACAGATAGATCACGCGATGCGAGATCTTGGAGAAGAACGACAGCTTGGGATCGCTGCGCACCTTGGGCAGGTCGGGCGTGGGCACGTTCTCGATCGCCTGCACATCGCCCGACAGCAGCGCCGCCAGGCGCGTGGCGGGGTTGGGAATGAAGCGCAGCGTGACCTTGTCCCAGGCCGGCCGGGTTCCCCAGTAGTCGGGATTGCGCACCAGCTCGACGCGGTCGTCGCGCGCATAGCTGACAAACTTGAACGGCCCGGTGCCGATCATGCCCTTGCCCTGGGCGAAGTCGTCGGAACTCAGGCCCTGCGTGGCCTTCTTCTGCACGATGAAGATGGACGTCAGGTCGTTCAGCATCAGCGGATACGGCTGTGCGGTGCGGAGCTGGATGGTGTATTTGTCGATGACTTTCTTGCCGACGATGGCCTTGGTATAGACATCGAACTTGCCGGGACTGTTCTGGATCGTGGCCGGCCGGTCCAGCGACCACACCACGTCCTCGGTGGTCAGCTCGGCGCCGTCGTGGAACTTGACGCCCTTGCGCAGCTTGAATTCCCAGGTATGGTCGTCGACCAGCTTCCACGATTCGGCCAGGCCGGGGATGACACGGCTGTCCGGATCGAGCTTCACCAGGCTGTCGAAGATGTGCTCCGAGACGTTGATGTTGGAGAACAGGTTATAGAAATGCGGATCCATCGAAGTCGGCGGCGAACTCATCGCGAGCTTCAGGTCCGCGGCCTGCGCCGGCGCGGCGCTGCCCAGGCTCATGGCCCAGGCCAGCATCGCTGCGCCGAATACCTTCTTGACGTTGCGAAGGGACATCGTGCGTTCTCCCTGTGGGAAGCCAAGCAGTCTTGGAATGGAGCGTCGCGCGCGCATTGCCGCATTGCCGCAAGCTGGTGCAGGGCGATGGCCCTGCCATGCCGGTGCGACGCTGTCCGGGTACGTCAAGCATTAACTGTTCCAGCTTGCCGCATCGTCCGGCAATGCGGGGAAACCCCCGCGCGGCGCGGCGGCGCGAGCTGCCTGCTTTGGCACTTTCGGAGCCAGCGTCGTATGATCGGGGTATTCCATCGCCTTATCGCTTATCGCCTAAGTACCGGCACCATGAAGCTCATCCCCGAAATCCAGCAGGCCCAGGCCGACATCCGCGCCATCCGGCGCGACATCCACGCGCACCCCGAACTCTGCTTCGAGGAGCAGCGCACGGCCGACGTGGTCGCCCAGCAACTCGCCGCCTGGGGCATCGAGGTACACCGCGGGCTCGGCACCACCGGGCTGGTCGGCGTGATCCGCAACGGCAACAGCCCGCGCACCATCGGCCTGCGCGCCGACATGGATGCGCTGCCGCTGCAGGAGGCCAATGCCTTCGCCCACCGCTCGCAGCACGAAGGCAAGATGCACGCCTGCGGCCACGATGGCCATACCGCCATGCTGCTGGGCGCAGCGCACTACCTGGCGCAGCACCGCAACTTCGACGGTACCGTGCACCTGATCTTCCAGCCTGCCGAGGAAGGCGGCGGCGGCGCGCGCGAAATGATCAAGGACGGCCTGTTCGAGCGCTTCCCCTGCGACGCCGTGTTCGGCATGCACAACTGGCCGGGCATGCCGGCCGGCAGCTTCGGCACGCGCGCAGGCCCGTTGATGGCCTCCAGCAACGAGTTCCGCATCGTCGTGCGCGGCAAGGGCGCGCACGCGGCAATGCCCCACAACGGCAATGACCCGGTCTTCACCGCGGCACAGATCGTCTCGGCGCTGCAAGGCATCATCACGCGCAACAAGCGGCCGATCGACACCGCGGTGATCTCCGTCACGCAGTTCCACGCAGGCGACGCCACCAACATCGTGCCGAACGAGGCCTGGATCGGCGGCACCGTGCGCACCTTCACCGTGCCCGTGCTCGACCTGATCGAGCGCCGCATGCGTGAAGTTTCGGAAGCCGTGGCCGCCGCCTTCGACTGCACCATCGAGTACACCTTCCATCGCAACTACCCGCCCACCATCAACAGTGCGGCGGAGGCGACCTTCGCCATCGAAGTAGCGCGCGAACTGGTCGGGCCCGAGCTGGTCGATGGCGACGTCGAGCCGACCATGGGCGCGGAGGACTTCTCCTTCATGCTCGAGGCCAGGCCCGGCTGCTATCTGTTCATCGGCAATGGCGACGGGGCGCACCGTGAGCATGGCCACGGCATCGGCCCCTGCATGCTGCACAACCCGAGCTACGACTTCAACGACGAGTTGCTGCCGATCGGTTCGACCTTCTTCGTGCGGCTGGTGGAGAAGTGGCTGGCTCCGGCCTGAACGCCACCGATACGCAGGCGGCCGGCGCGGTGCCGGCGCTCGACCACGCCATGGCGGCCCGCTTCGCGCGGGTCGCGCTGGAAAACATCCAGCGGCCCTATCCCTGCAAGGTCGATCACCTGATGACCTCGGCGGACGACCTGGCCCCGCCCGCTGTCCACCACCCGGTGTTCCACGGCAGCTACGACTGGCATTCGAGCGTGCACATGCACTGGCTGCTGGTACGCCTGCTTGCCCTGTTCCCGGACCTGGAGGGCGCCGAATCGATCCGCGAGGCCCTTGACCGTCGCTTGCGCCCGGAAGCGCTCGCGGCCGAGCGCGACTACTTCGCACGGCCCTCGGCCGCCACCTTCGAGCGCCCCTATGGCTGGGCCTGGCTGCTGCGCCTGCAGGCGGAGTCGATCGATCTGGCGCAGCGGGACGCCCGCGCGGTGCCCTGGAGCGCCGCATGCGCGCCGCTGGCCGACCTGCTGGCGATGCGCCTGATCGATTACATGGCCATCGCCGACTTCCCGGTCCGTACCGGCACGCACTTCAACAGCGCCTTCGCCCTGGTGATGGCACTGGACTACGCCCATGCACTGCCGCACCCTGCCTTGCGCCAGGCCGTGGTTGCGCGGGCCCACGGGTGGTTCGGCCGCGACCGGCGCTATCCGGCGCGCTACGAACCCGGCGGTGACGAGTTCCTGTCGGGAGGGCTGGTCGAAGCCGTCCTGATGCGGCAGGTCCTTGACGGATGTGGCTTTGCAGAATGGTGGGAGCAGTTCTCGCCGCCTGCAGGCGAACTCGGCCAGTGGCTGATGCCGGTCGCGGTCAGTGATCGCAGCGACCCCAAGCTCAGCCACCTAGACGGGCTGAACCTGTCGCGTGCCTGGTGCTGGGGACGCCTGGAATCCTCGCTGCCGGCCGATCTGGTGCCGCTGGCGCGGCAGGCACGCCTTGACCATCTGGCCGCCGGACTGCCGCACGCAGCGGCCGGCGACTATGCCGGCACGCACTGGCTGGCCTCCTTCGCCACGCTGGCGATGAGCGAGGTCAGCCAGGCCGCAGCTACGTCAGCTACGTAAGCAGCGCAAGCGGCAGCCGGCTCAATCCAGCAGGATGTCGCCATACCAGGACTCGGCTCGTGTCCTGGTGTTGTCCGTGTCGGTCATGATGCCGACCGCGATCACCCGCCCAGGCTCCTGGCCGAAGGCCTTGCGGTAATCGGCACGCAGGTCGCGCTCGTGGCAGCGCCACTCTCCCGTGTGGGCAAGCCCTGAATCGGCCACGATCATGCGCACACGGTCGGTATGCGGATTTGGCAGGATCGAGCCCGCCGGGCGACGGCCGGCCCAGATATACATCAGGGTCGCATACGGCATCTCGCGCCCGGTGGTCAGCCGCGCCATTTCATACATCAACTGGTCCTTCAACGACAGGTTGCCCTTGTCGCCATCGAACGCGACGAAGACGCGCAGCGGCGCATCCTCGCGAGAACCCAGCGTATTGTCGGCAGTGCGGATCACGTCGCGGGTGCGCCAGGCCCAGCGCAGCATGCCCGCGTCACGCGCGGTCAGCGGCACGTAGAGGCCGGACGCCGAGGCATCGGCCTGCGCGTGCATCACGACCTGGTCCCGTTGGGCAACGAGCCCGTAGCGAGTCGGTGTCTTGTTGCGATTGATGCGCCAGGGGTGCCAGCCGGACGGATAAGGCTGGCCCACGGGGGCAGTGGAGAACAGCGGAAGATCCGCGCGTGGAGCCGGCTCGGCCTCGCCAGATTCCTCATCGGCATCGGCGCCGGCCGCCCCTTCGTCCGCCGCGGCAGCCACCTGGGGCGACGCGGTCACCTTCTGCTGATGCTGCGCATGCGTCGCCACGCGCGTGGCAAACGTACTGCATTCCATCGGCGCTACCGAGACCATCCTGTCCGGATCCTGCGGCTGCATAGGAGCCATGCTGGAGCACCCGGTCAGTCCTGCTGCACTCACGATGCCGCTCAGCGCCAGCAGGCACCACTTCGACTCCATCTCAACTCCCTGAACAAGCCTTGATGCACACGCGGCAGGTGCCGAGCGCCAGTCGCGTACGGCGCGCATGCGCCGGCCCCGATCCGGCAGCCAAGGTAGCAGAAGCCCGAAGGCGTCGGAATCCTCGCACACCCTGAGAAACGGACCGTGGAAGCGGACGCGGGTTCCTGATGCGATGCATGGATGAGTCAAAAACTACGTGCTCGCAACGAGTTGTCTGCGGCGGGGCAGGGCCCGGTCAGGAAATCGGAAGATGGCGTAGTTGGCGACATGTGCGCCGCGAGC of the Cupriavidus malaysiensis genome contains:
- a CDS encoding ABC transporter substrate-binding protein, whose amino-acid sequence is MSLRNVKKVFGAAMLAWAMSLGSAAPAQAADLKLAMSSPPTSMDPHFYNLFSNINVSEHIFDSLVKLDPDSRVIPGLAESWKLVDDHTWEFKLRKGVKFHDGAELTTEDVVWSLDRPATIQNSPGKFDVYTKAIVGKKVIDKYTIQLRTAQPYPLMLNDLTSIFIVQKKATQGLSSDDFAQGKGMIGTGPFKFVSYARDDRVELVRNPDYWGTRPAWDKVTLRFIPNPATRLAALLSGDVQAIENVPTPDLPKVRSDPKLSFFSKISHRVIYLYFDAKRDKSPYVTTRDGQPMDKNPLKDARVRRAISMAINREGIKDRLMEGLAEPTNNLVPPTLFGYNPNLKTVKYDPEGARKLLAEAGYPNGFGVTLHTPNNRYVNDEKIAQTIAQNLTRVGIVTKVEAMPMATYSAKGIKHEFSFGLLGWGAQTGEVSSPLRALLACEDSKKGFGTTNWGEYCNPKMDVVLEKALATVDDKERSRLLQEATAIAIDDGGIIPIHHQVTTWATQKGITYVPRTDERTYAHNFRPL
- a CDS encoding M20 aminoacylase family protein; this encodes MKLIPEIQQAQADIRAIRRDIHAHPELCFEEQRTADVVAQQLAAWGIEVHRGLGTTGLVGVIRNGNSPRTIGLRADMDALPLQEANAFAHRSQHEGKMHACGHDGHTAMLLGAAHYLAQHRNFDGTVHLIFQPAEEGGGGAREMIKDGLFERFPCDAVFGMHNWPGMPAGSFGTRAGPLMASSNEFRIVVRGKGAHAAMPHNGNDPVFTAAQIVSALQGIITRNKRPIDTAVISVTQFHAGDATNIVPNEAWIGGTVRTFTVPVLDLIERRMREVSEAVAAAFDCTIEYTFHRNYPPTINSAAEATFAIEVARELVGPELVDGDVEPTMGAEDFSFMLEARPGCYLFIGNGDGAHREHGHGIGPCMLHNPSYDFNDELLPIGSTFFVRLVEKWLAPA
- a CDS encoding DUF2891 domain-containing protein, producing the protein MAARFARVALENIQRPYPCKVDHLMTSADDLAPPAVHHPVFHGSYDWHSSVHMHWLLVRLLALFPDLEGAESIREALDRRLRPEALAAERDYFARPSAATFERPYGWAWLLRLQAESIDLAQRDARAVPWSAACAPLADLLAMRLIDYMAIADFPVRTGTHFNSAFALVMALDYAHALPHPALRQAVVARAHGWFGRDRRYPARYEPGGDEFLSGGLVEAVLMRQVLDGCGFAEWWEQFSPPAGELGQWLMPVAVSDRSDPKLSHLDGLNLSRAWCWGRLESSLPADLVPLARQARLDHLAAGLPHAAAGDYAGTHWLASFATLAMSEVSQAAATSAT
- a CDS encoding DUF3047 domain-containing protein; this encodes MESKWCLLALSGIVSAAGLTGCSSMAPMQPQDPDRMVSVAPMECSTFATRVATHAQHQQKVTASPQVAAAADEGAAGADADEESGEAEPAPRADLPLFSTAPVGQPYPSGWHPWRINRNKTPTRYGLVAQRDQVVMHAQADASASGLYVPLTARDAGMLRWAWRTRDVIRTADNTLGSREDAPLRVFVAFDGDKGNLSLKDQLMYEMARLTTGREMPYATLMYIWAGRRPAGSILPNPHTDRVRMIVADSGLAHTGEWRCHERDLRADYRKAFGQEPGRVIAVGIMTDTDNTRTRAESWYGDILLD